The Myotis daubentonii chromosome 9, mMyoDau2.1, whole genome shotgun sequence genome has a segment encoding these proteins:
- the CRYAB gene encoding alpha-crystallin B chain, which translates to MDIAIHHPWIRRPFFPFHSPSRLFDQFFGEHLLESDLFPTSTSLSPFYLRPPSFLRAPSWIDTGLSEMRLEKDRFSVNLDVKHFSPEELKVKVLGDVIEVHGKHEERQDEHGFISREFHRKYRIPADVDPLAITSSLSSDGVLSVNGPRKQASGPERTIPITREDRPSLTAASKK; encoded by the exons ATGGATATCGCCATCCACCACCCCTGGATCCGCCGCCCCTTCTTCCCCTTCCACTCCCCCAGCCGCCTCTTTGACCAGTTCTTTGGTGAGCACCTGCTGGAGTCTGACCTCTTCCCGACTTCCACTTCCCTGAGCCCCTTCTACCTCCGGCCACCGTCCTTCCTGCGGGCACCCAGCTGGATTGACACTGGGCTCTCAGAG ATGCGTCTGGAGAAAGACAGATTCTCTGTCAACCTGGATGTGAAGCACTTCTCCCCAGAAGAACTCAAGGTCAAGGTGCTGGGAGATGTGATTGAGGTGCACGGCAAACATGAAGAGCGCCAG GATGAACACGGTTTCATTTCCCGGGAGTTCCACAGGAAATACCGGATCCCAGCAGATGTGGACCCTCTTGCTATCACCTCCTCCCTGTCCTCTGATGGGGTCCTCAGTGTGAATGGACCAAGGAAACAGGCCTCTGGCCCTGAGCGCACCATTCCCATCACTCGTGAAGACAGGCCCTCTCTCACTGCAGCCTCCAAGAAGTAG
- the HSPB2 gene encoding heat shock protein beta-2 codes for MSGRSVPHAHPATAEYEFANPSRLGEQRFGEGLLPEEILTPTLYHGYYVRPRAIRAGEGSRAGASELRLSEGKFQVFLDVSHFTPDEVTVRTVDNLLEVSARHPQRLDRHGFVSREFCRTYVLPADVDPWRVRAALTHDGILNLEAPRGGRHLDTEVNEVYISLLPPPPDPEEEEAARVEP; via the exons ATGTCCGGCCGCTCGGTGCCCCACGCCCACCCGGCCACCGCCGAGTACGAGTTTGCCAACCCGAGCCGCCTGGGCGAGCAGCGCTTCGGAGAAG gCCTCCTGCCAGAAGAGATCCTGACCCCCACCCTCTACCACGGCTACTATGTCCGGCCCCGGGCCatcagagctggggagggcagcCGGGCAGGGGCCTCTGAGCTCAGGCTCAGCGAGGGCAAGTTCCAGGTGTTCCTGGATGTGAGCCATTTCACCCCAGATGAGGTGACCGTGAGGACTGTGGACAACCTGCTGGAGGTGTCTGCCCGGCACCCCCAGCGCCTGGACCGCCACGGCTTCGTGTCTCGGGAGTTCTGCCGCACCTACGTCCTGCCTGCTGATGTTGACCCCTGGCGGGTCCGCGCTGCCCTCACCCATGACGGCATCCTCAACCTGGAGGCGCCTCGGGGTGGCCGACATTTGGACACAGAAGTCAATGAGGTCtacatctccctcctccctccacctcctgatCCGGAGGAAGAAGAGGCAGCCAGAGTTGAGCCCTGA